One Deinococcus malanensis genomic region harbors:
- a CDS encoding helix-turn-helix domain-containing protein translates to MAFLTLISAGPNNWNALVPDLTCIVTAKTREDLVERARESIALALEDQPREPQAQGLQDVDPEIRAELPTDIEVAHLDPAPLNPVSGEIERALGRAGINQSELARRLGTSRSAVSRLVNPFYWGHSLDILRRVAEAVDADLSVHLTAKAS, encoded by the coding sequence CTGGAACGCCCTCGTGCCTGACCTCACCTGCATCGTGACCGCAAAAACCCGGGAAGACCTGGTCGAGCGCGCCCGCGAGAGCATCGCCCTGGCCCTGGAAGACCAGCCCCGCGAGCCCCAGGCACAGGGCCTGCAGGACGTCGATCCGGAGATCCGTGCGGAGCTGCCCACCGACATCGAGGTCGCCCACCTGGACCCTGCACCGCTCAACCCGGTCAGCGGGGAGATCGAGCGCGCGCTGGGACGGGCTGGCATCAACCAGTCCGAGTTGGCCCGCCGCCTGGGCACCAGCCGCAGCGCGGTCAGTCGCCTGGTGAACCCCTTCTATTGGGGCCACAGCCTGGACATCCTGCGCCGCGTGGCCGAGGCCGTGGACGCCGACCTGAGCGTGCATCTCACCGCCAAAGCGTCCTGA